The Flavobacterium marginilacus genome window below encodes:
- a CDS encoding beta strand repeat-containing protein produces the protein MNRTLLTVIAFLSLQISKLKKVLLQFSPIEKENYFWFSTQISVKRAGASKAFGFLLVLLFVCSATNAATYYSKVTTGNFAAPGSWSTSPTGTPTNATALANGDSFIIQNGHTITVTANIRMSNITVQTGGVLIVGGFDFRVDNLTSISGTLTHNNTAGTKSYRGLVTINTGGFWNNSGNSTIEFRAGITNNGTFSAGTGVQTFNTSAQGLLGNLTIPSVTVTGVTLTNNGNLYVSTALSGTGAITNASPALNTLVIQGTSSIAAITNNATAIIENSGAITTAAFTNTGLLHLNGSGAITTITNNAGGVVNLNNSGTITTFNNATATSVLNINDLTVPTITTFTTIAAGNTVNYSGADNQTIRANTYSNLTLSNYGTKTFSGTTTVGSELSIASGIIANLGTGLTHTANILTLGGAPTSTGSWGSTTSAAANKNNTYFSAVTGIVNVSNTNCTITSNAGTDQSANSSSFVLAANALTGGSTGAWTIANGPNTATSQFSSTTSPTATFTPTIAGTYVLTWTVTNGFCIVSDQVVIANKCESNLILNGDFANSSAGNNNAANWTAATTLGSYVETNPEDTYFASGNNDFTAELDSEASLRQVVTVIPGVSYTVSFLFARRADGNNPTTRGVTVKITGGTSDIISSGYTSSSNTPQRVSFDFTPTSSSIGVEFYNTLNAGSTLGTIIDDIVLVPTSQLSPFATTVPKGNYKTYASCAGLPVQLNVENVPASGVTYAWTGTSGAVFSPSANIINPTITFAGSGVQQATVVATSSNGCPSSQSTTYVNVSAAPTVTSTTGNSKIYTRTANTTTVSAVASSGATIDWYNASSGGTLLSSGSLTYVPTGVNAGTYTVYAQARNTTTGCVSTSRTAVTLTITPKALTITGAVTSNKVYDGTVTASVTAGTLSGVISPDAVTLTLSGTFATKNVGTGIVITSTSTLGGADAGNYTLTQPTLTARNITAKALTITGATTVDKVYDGTTTASVTGGSLVGVVSPDVVTLTQSGTFATKNVGTGIAITSTSTIGGADASNYTLTQPTLTARNITAKALTITGATTADKVYDGTTTASVTGGSLVGVVSPDVVTLTLSGTFATKNVGTGIVITSTSTLGGANAGNYTLTQPTLTARNITAKALTITGATTADKVYDGTTTASVTGGSLVGVVSPDVVTLTLSGTFATKNVGTGIVITSTSTLGGADAGNYTLTQPTLTARNITAKTLTITGATTADKVYDGTTTASVTGGSLVGVVSPDVVTLTLSGTFATKNVGTGIVITSTSTIGGADAGNYTLTQPTLTARNITAKALTITGATTADKVYDGTTTASVTGGSLVGVVSPDVVTLTLSGTFATKNVGTGIVITSTSTIGGADAGNYTLTQPTLTARNITAKALTITGATTADKVYDGTTTASVTGGSLVGVVSPDVVTLTLSGTFATKNVGTGIAITSTSTIGGADASNYTLTQPTLTARNITAKTLTITGATTADKVYDGTTTASVTGGSLVGVVSPDVVTLTLSGTFATKNVGTGIVITSTSTLGGANAGNYTLTQPTLTARNITAKTLTITGATTADKVYDGTTTASVTGGSLVGVVSPDVVTLTLSGTFAIKNVGTGIVITSTSTLGGADAGNYTLTQPTLTARNITAKTLTITGATTADKVYDGTTTASVTGGSLVGVVSPDVVTLTLSGTFATKNVGTGIVITSTSTIGGADAGNYTLTQPTLTARNITAKALTITGATTADKVYDGTTTASVTGGSLVGVVSPDVVTLTLSGTFATKNVGTGIVITSTSTLGGANAGNYTLTQPTLTARNITAKALTITGAVVTTKIYDGNTSASITGAVLSGVLAVDFGNVTLGNATTGTFSDANAGVGKAVTTAPMTISGTASGNYTLTQPALTGTINKAAITITASNRSKCYGTALTLGTTAFTASGLQNGETITSVTLASTGGYDASTTQAAGLYTGDIVPSNPSGAGFSTSNYTITMVNGNLTINGLPNNITNGFSATTICAGGSPQLTYDAEDSTFTAPYSITYQNNTTLIQYTVSIPSASAFSFTPGDNPTVNTGYSLVSISNATCTRTASFADSGANLIVRPIPTAGISGTAAVCVGTSSPNITFTNPQSVSITVTYTVNGGADQTVDIGVGASNTSSLAVSTATAGSFAYSLKSVVYQDNPTCSNTITGQSATVTVNALPSITVQPSGSNVCESDNASFTVAGSGAGLTYQWQLSTNGGGTFNNLSNGGVYSNVTAATMNITTAAIGMDTYQYRCVISGTCTPSVTSNAVTLSVNSDSGDISLNGISYASNATAFYCPSTTAIFSIPAVAGAAGYTWIVPSDWTVLSGQGTTVITVKTGTSLLREIVSVKADNLSCWSFLGVTLNTAAPAAPTVSVTAPTCAVPTGTIEVVSPVLGTSYTLTGINPVRAAVTNTNGKFAFLAAGEYAVTSQAGAACVSESVSATIQSLVTKTWNGSWSPAGVPSINDHVIFDADYSLPVSVNSCSCVVNSGANVTIGDGLVLNITNGLNVQGTLTFNNNASLVQFDDNAVNHGSITYNRTTPYLKDLDYEYWSSPVAGQKLNDLWVSDRYFRYTNGAWEAQAGTTTMDVGRGYIIRVRTGSPFEQKVKFIGEPNNGIKTIAAQGAGKSNLIGNPYPSAIDAEAFMTDPNNSIIYGGLYFWTHFTARKVDNTGTKFIYDADDYAVFTLLGSSAPLSNATGPIPVGKIAAGQSFFVISDQSGYFTFNNSMRFDIDNGGIVNNTQFFKQSNTKKTAKIQKDRVWLNLTNDGGAFKQLLVGYATGATNDFDKLYDAVTRNGNAFIDFYSVNNSKNYTIQARSLPFDKADEVPLGYKTTIEGTFQIGINNVDGGLANQTIYLEDKLTNTIHDLKTGSYSFTTAIGTFNDRFVLRYTNTSKLGTGDTVTKNKGVFVSVRNREIKVNSFDQTISSVKVYDLKGSLLYDKNKVNKNEFIVDTLNAADQVMIVMIELEDGTRISEEIIFHE, from the coding sequence ATGAATAGAACTTTACTCACAGTAATTGCTTTTTTATCGTTACAAATTAGCAAATTGAAGAAAGTGTTATTACAATTTTCTCCAATCGAAAAAGAAAATTATTTTTGGTTCTCAACTCAAATTTCTGTAAAGAGGGCAGGTGCAAGCAAGGCTTTTGGGTTTTTGCTTGTGTTGTTGTTTGTTTGTTCGGCAACAAATGCGGCTACTTATTATTCAAAAGTAACTACAGGAAATTTTGCAGCACCTGGATCTTGGTCTACTAGTCCAACTGGTACACCAACAAATGCTACTGCACTTGCAAATGGAGATAGTTTTATCATTCAAAACGGACATACTATAACTGTTACTGCTAATATAAGAATGTCTAATATAACAGTTCAAACAGGAGGCGTTTTAATTGTAGGAGGTTTTGATTTTAGAGTTGATAATTTAACTTCAATTTCTGGTACATTAACACATAACAATACTGCTGGAACTAAAAGTTATAGAGGATTGGTTACCATTAATACTGGTGGATTTTGGAATAATTCTGGAAATTCAACGATAGAATTTAGAGCTGGAATTACGAATAATGGGACTTTTAGTGCTGGTACAGGAGTTCAGACATTTAATACTAGTGCTCAGGGATTATTAGGAAATCTAACAATACCAAGTGTCACTGTAACAGGTGTTACCCTAACCAATAACGGGAATCTTTATGTTTCGACAGCACTTTCGGGAACAGGTGCAATAACCAATGCATCGCCAGCATTGAATACACTAGTTATTCAAGGTACTAGCTCTATAGCTGCTATTACTAATAATGCAACAGCAATTATAGAGAATTCTGGAGCAATAACTACAGCGGCTTTTACAAATACAGGTTTACTGCATCTTAATGGTTCTGGAGCAATTACAACTATTACAAATAATGCAGGAGGAGTAGTTAATCTAAATAATTCTGGAACGATAACAACTTTTAATAATGCCACTGCTACGAGTGTACTTAACATAAATGACTTAACTGTTCCAACAATAACAACATTTACCACAATTGCAGCTGGTAATACAGTAAATTATAGTGGAGCAGATAATCAAACGATAAGAGCTAATACATATAGTAATCTTACATTGTCCAATTATGGGACTAAAACATTTTCAGGTACAACCACAGTTGGAAGCGAATTGTCTATTGCTTCGGGTATTATTGCTAATTTGGGTACAGGTTTAACACATACTGCCAATATATTAACTTTGGGAGGCGCTCCTACATCCACAGGATCATGGGGAAGTACTACTTCGGCGGCGGCTAATAAAAACAATACTTATTTTAGTGCAGTAACAGGAATAGTAAATGTATCTAATACAAATTGTACCATAACATCAAATGCAGGAACCGATCAATCGGCAAACAGCAGTTCTTTTGTATTGGCGGCAAATGCTCTAACCGGTGGCAGTACAGGAGCGTGGACAATAGCGAATGGTCCAAATACTGCAACAAGTCAGTTTAGCAGTACTACAAGTCCAACGGCTACATTTACGCCTACAATAGCTGGAACTTATGTTTTGACTTGGACAGTAACTAATGGGTTTTGTATTGTTTCAGATCAAGTTGTAATTGCGAATAAATGCGAGAGTAATTTAATTCTTAATGGTGATTTTGCTAATAGTTCAGCAGGTAATAATAATGCCGCAAATTGGACAGCTGCGACAACGTTAGGAAGCTATGTAGAAACTAACCCTGAGGATACTTATTTTGCTAGTGGGAACAACGATTTTACAGCAGAGTTGGATTCAGAAGCTTCACTTAGACAGGTCGTAACAGTTATTCCTGGAGTATCATATACAGTTAGTTTTCTTTTTGCCCGAAGAGCTGATGGTAATAATCCTACAACTAGAGGTGTGACGGTTAAAATTACAGGCGGTACTTCTGATATTATTTCATCAGGTTATACTTCTTCCAGCAATACACCTCAAAGAGTTTCTTTTGATTTTACTCCAACTAGTTCTTCAATAGGGGTTGAGTTTTATAATACTTTAAATGCAGGTTCAACTCTTGGTACTATTATAGATGATATTGTTTTAGTCCCTACATCACAATTGTCCCCATTTGCGACAACAGTCCCTAAAGGTAATTATAAAACATACGCTTCCTGCGCAGGGTTACCAGTTCAATTGAATGTAGAAAATGTTCCTGCTTCAGGTGTTACTTATGCATGGACAGGAACTTCAGGAGCGGTGTTTTCGCCATCAGCAAATATCATAAACCCTACTATAACATTTGCAGGTTCTGGAGTTCAGCAAGCAACTGTCGTAGCAACCTCATCAAATGGATGCCCAAGCAGTCAGTCTACTACTTATGTGAATGTTTCTGCTGCTCCAACCGTTACATCAACCACAGGGAATTCTAAAATATATACAAGAACAGCAAATACAACTACAGTATCAGCAGTTGCAAGTTCAGGAGCAACAATAGATTGGTATAATGCTTCCAGTGGAGGTACTTTACTTAGTTCAGGCTCATTGACATATGTGCCAACAGGAGTCAATGCTGGTACTTACACGGTATATGCGCAAGCAAGAAATACAACTACAGGATGTGTTAGTACTTCACGTACTGCAGTTACATTAACGATTACACCTAAAGCATTAACAATAACAGGAGCTGTAACATCGAATAAAGTTTATGATGGTACTGTAACAGCTAGTGTAACTGCAGGTACATTGTCAGGTGTCATTTCACCAGATGCAGTTACATTAACACTATCTGGAACTTTTGCTACTAAAAATGTTGGAACAGGTATCGTAATTACCTCTACATCTACCCTTGGAGGAGCTGATGCTGGTAATTATACTTTGACCCAGCCTACATTAACTGCACGTAATATAACAGCCAAAGCGTTAACAATAACAGGAGCTACAACAGTGGACAAAGTTTATGATGGAACTACAACAGCTAGTGTTACAGGAGGTTCATTGGTAGGAGTTGTTTCTCCAGATGTGGTTACATTAACACAATCTGGAACTTTTGCTACTAAAAATGTTGGAACAGGTATAGCAATTACTTCTACCTCTACTATTGGAGGTGCAGATGCATCAAATTACACTTTGACCCAGCCTACATTAACTGCACGTAATATAACAGCCAAAGCGTTAACAATAACAGGAGCTACAACAGCGGACAAAGTTTATGATGGAACTACAACAGCTAGTGTTACAGGAGGTTCATTGGTAGGAGTTGTTTCTCCAGATGTGGTTACATTAACATTATCTGGAACTTTTGCTACTAAAAATGTTGGAACAGGTATCGTAATTACCTCTACATCTACCCTTGGAGGGGCAAATGCTGGTAATTACACTTTGACCCAGCCTACATTAACTGCACGTAATATAACAGCCAAAGCGTTAACAATAACAGGAGCTACAACAGCGGACAAAGTTTATGATGGAACTACAACAGCTAGTGTTACAGGAGGTTCATTGGTAGGAGTTGTTTCTCCAGATGTGGTTACATTAACATTATCTGGAACTTTTGCTACTAAAAATGTTGGGACAGGTATCGTAATTACCTCTACATCTACCCTTGGAGGAGCTGATGCTGGTAATTATACTTTGACCCAGCCTACATTAACTGCACGTAATATAACAGCCAAAACGTTAACAATAACAGGAGCTACAACAGCGGACAAAGTTTATGATGGAACTACAACAGCTAGTGTTACAGGAGGTTCATTGGTAGGAGTTGTTTCTCCAGATGTGGTTACATTAACATTATCTGGAACTTTTGCTACTAAAAATGTTGGAACAGGTATCGTAATTACCTCTACCTCTACTATTGGAGGAGCTGATGCTGGTAATTATACTTTGACCCAGCCTACATTAACTGCACGTAATATAACAGCCAAAGCGTTAACAATAACAGGAGCTACAACAGCGGACAAAGTTTATGATGGAACTACAACAGCTAGTGTTACAGGAGGTTCATTGGTAGGGGTGGTTTCTCCAGATGTGGTTACATTAACATTATCTGGAACTTTTGCTACTAAAAATGTTGGAACAGGTATCGTAATTACCTCTACTTCTACTATTGGAGGAGCTGATGCTGGTAATTATACTTTGACCCAGCCTACATTAACTGCACGTAATATAACAGCCAAAGCGTTAACAATAACAGGAGCTACAACAGCGGACAAAGTTTATGATGGAACTACAACAGCTAGTGTTACAGGAGGTTCATTGGTAGGGGTGGTTTCTCCAGATGTGGTTACATTAACATTATCTGGAACTTTTGCTACTAAAAATGTTGGAACAGGTATAGCAATTACTTCTACCTCTACTATTGGAGGTGCAGATGCATCAAATTACACTTTGACCCAGCCTACATTAACTGCACGTAATATAACAGCCAAAACGTTAACAATAACAGGAGCTACAACAGCGGACAAAGTTTATGATGGAACTACAACAGCTAGTGTTACAGGAGGTTCATTGGTAGGAGTTGTTTCTCCAGATGTGGTTACATTAACATTATCTGGAACTTTTGCTACTAAAAATGTTGGAACAGGTATCGTAATTACCTCTACATCTACCCTTGGAGGGGCAAATGCTGGTAATTACACTTTGACCCAGCCTACATTAACTGCACGTAATATAACAGCCAAAACGTTAACAATAACAGGAGCTACAACAGCGGACAAAGTTTATGATGGAACTACAACAGCTAGTGTTACAGGAGGTTCATTGGTAGGAGTTGTTTCTCCAGATGTGGTTACATTAACATTATCTGGAACTTTTGCTATTAAAAATGTTGGGACAGGTATCGTAATTACCTCTACATCTACCCTTGGAGGAGCTGATGCTGGTAATTATACTTTGACCCAGCCTACATTAACTGCACGTAATATAACAGCCAAAACGTTAACAATAACAGGAGCTACAACAGCGGACAAAGTTTATGATGGAACTACAACAGCTAGTGTTACAGGAGGTTCATTGGTAGGAGTTGTTTCTCCAGATGTGGTTACATTAACATTATCTGGAACTTTTGCTACTAAAAATGTTGGAACAGGTATCGTAATTACCTCTACCTCTACTATTGGAGGAGCTGATGCTGGTAATTATACTTTGACCCAGCCTACATTAACTGCACGTAATATAACAGCCAAAGCGTTAACAATAACAGGAGCTACAACAGCGGACAAAGTTTATGATGGAACTACAACAGCTAGTGTTACAGGAGGTTCATTGGTAGGAGTTGTTTCTCCAGATGTGGTTACATTAACATTATCTGGAACTTTTGCTACTAAAAATGTTGGAACAGGTATCGTAATTACCTCTACATCTACCCTTGGAGGGGCAAATGCTGGTAATTATACTTTAACCCAGCCTACATTAACTGCACGTAATATAACAGCCAAAGCGTTAACAATAACAGGAGCTGTTGTAACGACCAAGATATATGATGGCAACACATCGGCGTCAATAACCGGAGCAGTTTTAAGCGGAGTGCTGGCGGTTGATTTTGGTAATGTTACGCTTGGGAATGCAACGACAGGAACATTCAGCGACGCAAATGCTGGTGTAGGCAAAGCAGTGACTACTGCTCCTATGACTATTTCGGGTACAGCTTCAGGTAACTATACGCTGACACAGCCTGCTTTAACAGGTACAATTAACAAAGCAGCGATAACAATTACTGCTAGCAATAGAAGCAAATGTTATGGAACAGCATTAACTTTAGGAACAACTGCTTTTACAGCTTCTGGATTACAAAACGGAGAAACTATAACAAGTGTTACTTTGGCAAGTACAGGAGGATATGATGCTTCAACTACCCAAGCAGCAGGTTTGTATACAGGGGATATAGTGCCGTCAAATCCTTCAGGTGCTGGTTTTTCTACTAGTAATTATACCATCACAATGGTAAACGGGAATTTGACGATAAACGGACTGCCTAACAACATAACTAATGGTTTCTCTGCAACAACTATCTGTGCTGGCGGTAGTCCACAATTAACATATGATGCAGAGGACTCAACTTTTACGGCACCTTACAGTATAACGTATCAAAATAATACTACTTTGATACAATACACAGTTTCTATACCGTCTGCATCGGCATTTAGTTTTACACCTGGAGATAATCCAACTGTAAATACAGGCTATAGCTTGGTTTCAATCTCTAATGCCACTTGTACGAGAACAGCATCTTTTGCAGATTCTGGTGCTAATCTGATTGTTCGGCCAATACCTACGGCTGGCATTAGTGGTACAGCCGCTGTGTGTGTTGGTACCTCATCACCAAATATTACTTTTACAAACCCTCAATCGGTTTCTATAACAGTTACTTATACGGTTAATGGAGGTGCAGATCAAACGGTAGATATTGGGGTTGGAGCTAGTAATACTTCAAGTTTAGCAGTTTCAACAGCCACTGCGGGGAGTTTTGCCTATAGCTTAAAAAGCGTAGTGTATCAAGATAATCCCACTTGTTCTAATACTATTACAGGACAAAGTGCAACAGTAACAGTCAATGCACTGCCATCAATTACAGTACAGCCTTCAGGCAGTAATGTATGTGAATCGGACAATGCTTCATTTACTGTTGCAGGTTCTGGAGCAGGATTAACATATCAGTGGCAGTTAAGCACTAATGGAGGAGGAACTTTTAATAATCTTTCCAATGGAGGCGTATATTCAAATGTAACCGCTGCTACAATGAACATCACGACTGCGGCTATAGGAATGGATACTTATCAGTACCGTTGTGTCATAAGCGGTACTTGTACGCCGTCAGTAACCTCCAATGCTGTGACATTAAGCGTAAATTCTGACTCAGGAGATATTTCTTTGAATGGAATATCGTATGCTTCAAATGCGACTGCGTTTTATTGCCCATCAACAACAGCCATTTTTAGTATACCAGCTGTTGCCGGAGCTGCAGGCTATACTTGGATTGTTCCGTCAGATTGGACAGTGTTATCTGGACAGGGAACGACAGTCATAACGGTAAAAACGGGTACTAGTTTACTAAGAGAAATAGTTTCGGTAAAGGCAGATAATTTGTCTTGCTGGAGTTTTCTAGGAGTTACTTTAAATACAGCAGCACCAGCAGCACCTACAGTTTCAGTAACAGCACCTACTTGTGCGGTTCCTACAGGAACAATAGAAGTTGTTTCACCAGTGCTAGGAACTTCATATACTTTGACAGGTATTAATCCGGTAAGAGCAGCGGTAACAAATACTAATGGAAAGTTTGCATTTCTTGCTGCTGGAGAGTATGCAGTAACGTCTCAGGCAGGGGCGGCATGTGTTTCGGAAAGTGTATCTGCCACAATACAGTCGCTGGTTACAAAAACATGGAATGGTTCTTGGTCTCCAGCTGGAGTTCCATCAATAAACGATCATGTTATTTTTGATGCTGATTACAGCCTTCCAGTTTCTGTAAATTCCTGTTCTTGTGTTGTTAATTCAGGAGCAAATGTTACAATTGGAGACGGATTGGTTTTAAATATTACCAATGGTTTGAATGTACAAGGAACTTTGACGTTCAACAACAATGCGAGTCTGGTACAGTTTGATGATAATGCTGTAAATCATGGATCAATCACTTATAATCGGACTACTCCTTACTTAAAAGATTTAGATTATGAGTACTGGAGTTCACCGGTAGCTGGGCAAAAGCTGAATGATTTATGGGTTAGTGACAGGTATTTTAGATATACTAACGGGGCTTGGGAAGCACAGGCAGGCACTACCACAATGGATGTAGGCAGAGGATATATTATCCGTGTGCGTACAGGCAGTCCTTTTGAACAAAAAGTTAAGTTCATTGGAGAACCAAATAATGGAATAAAAACAATAGCTGCACAAGGGGCTGGCAAAAGCAATTTAATAGGGAATCCATATCCTTCTGCCATAGATGCTGAAGCGTTTATGACGGATCCAAATAATTCAATAATTTATGGAGGTTTGTATTTTTGGACTCACTTTACAGCCAGAAAAGTAGATAATACAGGTACTAAATTTATCTATGATGCGGATGATTATGCTGTTTTTACTTTGTTAGGGTCCAGTGCTCCATTATCGAATGCCACAGGACCAATACCTGTAGGAAAAATTGCCGCTGGTCAATCCTTTTTTGTAATCAGCGATCAATCCGGTTACTTTACCTTTAATAATTCTATGAGGTTTGATATTGATAATGGCGGAATTGTGAATAACACTCAATTTTTCAAGCAGTCAAATACTAAGAAAACGGCAAAGATTCAAAAAGACAGAGTTTGGCTGAATTTAACCAATGACGGCGGTGCTTTCAAGCAATTATTAGTTGGCTACGCTACAGGAGCGACCAATGATTTTGATAAATTATATGATGCTGTAACGCGCAACGGGAATGCTTTTATAGATTTTTATAGTGTCAATAATTCGAAGAATTATACTATTCAGGCGCGCAGCCTGCCATTTGACAAAGCCGATGAAGTACCTTTGGGATATAAAACGACAATTGAAGGGACATTCCAGATCGGTATTAATAACGTTGACGGTGGTCTAGCGAATCAAACCATTTATTTGGAAGATAAATTAACCAATACTATCCATGATCTGAAAACCGGTTCGTATTCGTTTACAACAGCTATTGGTACATTTAATGACCGTTTTGTGCTTCGTTATACTAATACTTCTAAATTAGGTACAGGAGATACAGTAACTAAGAACAAAGGGGTTTTTGTATCGGTAAGAAACCGCGAGATAAAAGTTAATTCTTTTGACCAGACTATATCTTCTGTAAAAGTATATGATTTAAAAGGCAGTTTACTTTATGATAAAAACAAAGTAAACAAGAATGAATTCATTGTTGATACTTTAAACGCCGCTGATCAGGTTATGATTGTCATGATAGAACTGGAAGATGGTACTCGTATAAGTGAAGAAATCATTTTTCATGAATAA
- a CDS encoding type II toxin-antitoxin system RelE/ParE family toxin encodes MKYYKDISPRLAKEFVSRLREAKKYIDQNPFGDDIMYKNIRMHNIRQFPYHIHYYLNLDNKQIVILAIAFSKREDLDFSKR; translated from the coding sequence ATAAAGTATTACAAAGATATTTCTCCTCGTTTAGCAAAAGAATTTGTCTCTCGATTAAGAGAAGCAAAAAAGTATATCGACCAAAATCCTTTTGGAGATGATATAATGTATAAAAATATCCGAATGCATAATATTCGCCAATTTCCTTATCACATTCATTATTATTTGAACCTTGATAACAAACAAATTGTTATCCTTGCGATTGCATTTTCTAAAAGAGAGGATTTAGATTTTTCTAAAAGATAG
- a CDS encoding beta-ketoacyl synthase N-terminal-like domain-containing protein, which produces MSQIISITAIASISSLGNSSETIWENYLSENPCFSTQFLDHQNTAVAVLDADSLAEIENLQQSDIKYKSLDQSVLFAMAASRKAIEKAGWTQGDEFGINIGSSRGATDLFEKHFLEYLETGKAQTLASPTTTLGNISSWVAHDLQSTGPEISHSITCSTALHAVLNGVAWLRAGMADKFLVGGSEAPLTDFTIGQMRALKIYSKSDEKYPNRALDLDKKLNTMILGEGAGVCCLEIGKKDNAIAFIEGIGYATEILEHNISISAEAVCFQKSMKMALQNSNVSEVDAIVMHAPGTIKGDLTEYRAIEKIFGESIPLLTTNKWKIGHTFGASGILSMEMAILMMQHNEFIGVPFAEAQKQTKPIKKVLVNAVGFGGNAVSVLLSI; this is translated from the coding sequence TTGTCACAAATTATCTCCATAACAGCCATAGCTTCCATTTCGTCTCTGGGAAATTCATCTGAAACGATCTGGGAAAATTACCTTTCCGAAAATCCATGTTTTTCTACTCAGTTTTTGGACCATCAGAATACGGCTGTAGCTGTTCTTGATGCTGATTCGTTAGCTGAAATTGAAAATCTGCAGCAATCAGATATAAAATATAAATCTTTAGATCAATCTGTTTTGTTTGCGATGGCAGCTTCCCGCAAAGCAATTGAAAAAGCCGGCTGGACACAAGGAGATGAATTCGGAATCAACATTGGTTCTTCACGGGGTGCTACCGATTTGTTTGAAAAACATTTTCTGGAGTATTTGGAGACAGGAAAAGCGCAGACTTTGGCATCGCCAACAACTACTTTGGGGAATATTTCCTCTTGGGTCGCGCATGATCTGCAAAGTACAGGACCTGAGATTTCACATTCTATTACCTGTTCGACGGCTTTGCACGCCGTTCTTAATGGTGTTGCCTGGTTAAGAGCCGGAATGGCTGATAAATTTTTGGTCGGAGGAAGTGAAGCTCCTTTGACAGATTTTACTATCGGTCAGATGCGTGCTTTGAAAATCTACTCCAAAAGTGATGAAAAATATCCAAACCGAGCTTTGGATTTGGACAAAAAACTAAACACCATGATTTTGGGCGAAGGCGCTGGAGTATGCTGTCTTGAAATCGGTAAAAAAGACAATGCCATTGCTTTTATTGAAGGTATTGGTTATGCTACTGAAATTTTGGAGCATAATATTTCGATATCGGCTGAAGCTGTCTGTTTTCAGAAATCAATGAAAATGGCTTTGCAGAATAGTAATGTTTCCGAAGTTGATGCCATCGTAATGCATGCACCGGGAACCATAAAAGGTGATTTGACAGAGTATAGAGCGATTGAAAAAATCTTCGGCGAAAGCATTCCATTATTGACTACTAACAAATGGAAAATCGGACACACTTTTGGAGCTTCAGGTATTTTGAGTATGGAAATGGCTATTTTGATGATGCAGCACAATGAGTTTATCGGAGTTCCTTTTGCGGAAGCGCAAAAACAGACGAAACCAATAAAGAAAGTTTTGGTCAATGCGGTTGGTTTTGGCGGGAATGCGGTGAGCGTTCTGTTGAGTATTTAA
- a CDS encoding regulatory protein RecX: MKEVYSLKDAIQKIEHYCAYQERCHEEVVSKLWSMKLDQNEIDQAIVHLIEHNFLNEARFACSFARGKHRIKHWGKIRITNELKLRSINQTLITLALKEIEPEEYIATFEELAERNWSSISEKNVLKKRKKFCDYMLRRGFESNLIYDKVKELENGN, encoded by the coding sequence ATGAAAGAAGTCTATTCCCTCAAAGATGCCATTCAAAAAATAGAGCATTACTGTGCCTATCAGGAGCGATGCCATGAGGAAGTTGTATCCAAATTATGGAGCATGAAATTGGACCAAAACGAAATAGACCAAGCCATAGTACATCTCATTGAGCATAATTTCCTAAACGAGGCGCGGTTTGCCTGCAGTTTTGCCAGAGGAAAACACCGTATCAAACATTGGGGTAAAATCCGGATTACTAATGAATTGAAACTGCGCAGCATCAATCAGACGCTGATTACTCTTGCTCTAAAAGAAATTGAACCCGAAGAATACATTGCCACATTTGAAGAACTGGCCGAAAGAAACTGGAGCTCTATTTCTGAAAAAAATGTTTTGAAGAAAAGAAAAAAATTCTGCGATTATATGCTGCGCCGTGGCTTTGAAAGTAATTTGATTTATGATAAGGTGAAAGAATTAGAGAATGGAAATTAA